One window of the Triticum dicoccoides isolate Atlit2015 ecotype Zavitan chromosome 3B, WEW_v2.0, whole genome shotgun sequence genome contains the following:
- the LOC119278665 gene encoding protein IRON-RELATED TRANSCRIPTION FACTOR 2-like — protein sequence MGHQHQMFEDPFASSISSLEAEIFSVAGGHHHTQWPGLDHDIPLAPAANNGTSSGGYGSPGGGDGSGSHRKISHNAYERDRRKQLNELYSDLRSLLPDTDHTKKLSIPITVSRVLKYIPELQKQVDGLEKKKEELTRASCKPGVLTMKGNTAPIVSATCLDDREIMVQVSLVSTMAGVLPMSKCIKVLENEGLRLISSSTSAFQNRTFYSLHLQRTQRTMSKECPAFCEELENALTQNAGLRLHHHQ from the exons ATGGGGCACCAGCACCAGATGTTCGAAGACCCGTTCGCGAGCAGCATATCGTCGCTGGAGGCCGAGATATTCTCCGTCGCCGGCGGCCACCACCATACGCAGTGGCCGGGCCTCGACCACGACATCCCGCTGGCCCCGGCTGCCAATAACGGCACCTCCTCCGGCGGCTACGGCTCCCCCGGGGGCGGCGATGGCTCGGGCTCCCATCGCAAGATCAGCCACAACGCCTACGAGCGCGACCGCCGCAAGCAGCTCAACGAGCTCTACTCCGACCTCCGCTCCCTCCTCCCCGACACCGATCACACG AAGAAGCTTAGCATTCCGATCACGGTGTCGCGGGTGCTCAAGTACATCCCGGAGCTGCAGAAGCAGGTGGACGgcctggagaagaagaaggaggagctgaCGCGCGCCAGCTGCAAGCCCGGCGTGCTGACCATGAAGGGGAACACGGCTCCGATCGTGTCCGCCACCTGCCTCGACGACAGGGAGATCATGGTCCAGGTCAGCCTGGTGAGCACCATGGCCGGAGTTCTGCCCATGTCCAAGTGCATCAAGGTGCTGGAGAACGAAGGCCTCCGGCTCATCAGCTCGTCCACTTCCGCGTTCCAGAACAGGACCTTCTATAGTCTCCATCTTCAG AGAACCCAACGGACGATGAGCAAGGAGTGCCCGGCATTTTGTGAAGAACTGGAGAACGCCCTGACGCAAAATGCAGGACTACGTTTACATCACCACCAGTAG